The Chanodichthys erythropterus isolate Z2021 chromosome 14, ASM2448905v1, whole genome shotgun sequence genome window below encodes:
- the rpl31 gene encoding 60S ribosomal protein L31 — translation MAPKKGEKKKGRSAINEVVTREYTINIHKRIHGISFKRRAPRALKEIRKFAMKEMGTPDVRIDTRLNKAVWAKGVRNVPYRMRVRLSRKRNEDEDSPNKLYTLVTYVPVTTYKGLQTVNVDEN, via the exons ATGGCACCGAAGAAGGGTGAGAAGAAGAAGGGCCGCTCCGCCATCAATGAGGTGGTGACCCGCGAGTACACCATCAACATCCACAAGCGAATCCACGGCAT CTCTTTCAAGAGGCGAGCTCCTCGTGCTCTGAAGGAGATCCGCAAGTTTGCCATGAAGGAGATGGGCACGCCTGACGTTCGCATCGATACCCGTCTCAACAAGGCCGTGTGGGCCAAAGGTGTCAG GAATGTGCCGTACCGCATGCGTGTGCGTCTGTCCAGGAAACGCAATGAAGACGAAGATTCTCCAAACAAGCTGTACACCCTCGTCACATACGTCCCAGTCACCACGTACAAAG GTCTTCAGACTGTAAATGTGGATGAAAATTAA